The following coding sequences are from one Gossypium raimondii isolate GPD5lz chromosome 4, ASM2569854v1, whole genome shotgun sequence window:
- the LOC105780894 gene encoding PLASMODESMATA CALLOSE-BINDING PROTEIN 3 — protein MVSTTISTKIFLLFCLLFSPGRGVSKKVDISSEQKDITTPITTMPTIIPTTTPTSSSPVLNPTSNPDTASPMIMTPMTMAPATTTSGGLGGSWCVASQSASERAVQVALDYACGHGGADCAAIQPGGMCYNPNTVHAHASYAFNSYFRKNPVPSSCNFGGTAVTTNIDPSSGTCQYQSTSTTSSILNTTNSNGSNVFGAVPYNPSPPSAAAVRLRPPGQPFFTTLTCLGIYYQRSR, from the exons ATGGTCTCAACTACTATTTCCACTAAGATATTCCTCCTGTTTTGTCTCTTATTCTCTCCAG GTCGAGGTGTTTCAAAGAAGGTCGATATATCTAGTGAACAAAAGGACATAACAACTCCAATAACAACGATGCCAACAATAATTCCAACCACGACTCCTACTTCATCAAGTCCAGTACTGAACCCAACTTCGAACCCGGATACGGCATCTCCAATGATAATGACACCGATGACGATGGCACCGGCAACAACTACGAGCGGGGGATTGGGGGGAAGCTGGTGTGTAGCAAGCCAAAGTGCATCAGAAAGGGCAGTACAAGTAGCACTAGACTATGCATGTGGGCATGGTGGTGCAGACTGTGCAGCAATTCAGCCAGGGGGGATGTGCTACAATCCCAACACGGTTCATGCTCATGCTTCCTATGCATTTAACAGCTATTTCAGGAAGAACCCTGTTCCTAGTAGCTGTAATTTTGGAGGCACCGCTGTTACCACCAACATTGATCCAA GTAGTGGGACATGTCAGTATCAATCCACAAG CACAACTTCTTCCATCTTAAACACTACCAATTCAAATGGTTCAAATGTTTTCGGTGCGGTGCCTTACAACCCATCTCCGCCGTCAGCCGCCGCTGTCAGATTAAGACCACCCGGGCAGCCCTTTTTCACCACTTTGACATGCCTGGGCATATACTATCAACGAAGCAGATGA
- the LOC105780279 gene encoding uncharacterized protein LOC105780279 isoform X2 gives MKETQEQKTRANSRASSRGVRDGSEHSFGQSRSMLISNELGKAACKKENVSVSYIPYSASSKLCAMGQTWNEQPSPQRNSFNADYRRQSIGTGDMIDSSMQPSYGSHSSWVGSTLQHVAMADIVKMGRPKSKGSEMPCETSYSPQDAVPPNSTINQIKPSLATSDSNLGTGQDLHSDLNTISESGMKSSQHGFDNEWAVNEPMMTSSDIGGTRYSNQPCFHGNRANLSNNCWSDTIIVSESNVARKNLSPNHVSSVQASNKQMFMSDSGGTSECDDDLRKDTSSPDSYGQTYEPLEGRGSNASAPNPAASLSDDAIKAASPIAVNLQQLSLGKEERAVTPKEDNRGVVLPDYLQAFSADCSHLSFGTYKSGKSTALSQPQTSSSLMNDLEETLATSNGCSSSMNLSSRNLVYHDEVDFDSHRATADARNDNSPKFSQPELRKLDIPDASTLGNDYISCASIPGSSFKNIQQSSSMSFVIDPNARNLPILPNKVESYSNTLPSDLLAVAIQSTKARDPAAFLASQSISSRYIGSASSVKNPIASMSQPSSLALEGANPATGPVLKEHLYAYSYPQTGYRAVPQGHTYTPSALQQEFPNGNVFHESHMETKYDLQRYSSASMSSSLPWSSSYTSGYRSLENSSGSPGSFLHDLLADSAGSKVAYDDFLCSQYSNGGANFNLLQQNDGSATWDYRHGSRTTSTIPDNAYYSLNGQNPQHAGYQQAQQLAQQLHEALGYPSIYNSHAAMAIEQPQQQQQNFRDLILNDLQGPSPRQLPQTWQHNY, from the exons ATGAAAGAGACACAAGAACAAAAAACTCGAGCCAACAGTCGTGCATCTAGTCGTGGTGTTAGAGATGGTAGTGAACATTCTTTTGGGCAGAGCAGATCAATGCTAATCTCCAATG AGCTTGGTAAAGCTGCATGCAAGAAAGAGAATGTCTCAGTTTCTTATATTCCATATTCTGCTTCTTCAAAATTATGTGCAATGGGACAAACTTGGAATGAGCAACCTTCCCCTCAAAG GAATTCTTTTAATGCTGATTATAGAAGACAATCAATAGGAACAGGTGATATGATTGATTCATCTATGCAACCATCTTACGGATCACATTCTTCTTGGGTTGGGAGCACCTTACAGCATGTTGCTATGGCTGATATTGTAAAAATGGGTAGACCAAAGAGTAAAGGCTCAGAAATGCCATGTGAGACCTCTTATTCCCCTCAAGATGCTGTTCCGCCAAACTCAACCATCAACCAAATCAAACCATCCCTTGCTACTTCAGATTCAAATTTGGGAACAGGCCAAGATTTGCATTCTGATTTGAACACGATTTCTGAATCTGGAATGAAATCTAGTCAACATGGTTTTGACAATGAATGGGCTGTCAATGAGCCAATGATGACTTCTAGTGATATTGGTGGTACAAGGTATTCAAATCAACCTTGCTTTCATGGCAACAGAGCTAACTTGTCAAATAACTGCTGGTCAGATACTATTATAGTATCAGAGAGCAATGTTGCCAGGAAGAATCTTAGTCCTAATCATGTCAGTTCTGTTCAAGCatcaaataaacaaatgtttATGAGTGATTCAGGAGGAACGTCTGAATGTGATGATGACCTCCGTAAGGATACAAGTTCACCTGATTCTTATGGCCAAACCTATGAGCCCCTGGAAG GTAGAGGTTCTAATGCATCTGCTCCAAATCCTGCTGCTTCTTTATCTGATGATGCCATCAAAGCTGCATCACCAATTGCTGTGAACTTGCAACAACTAAGTTTAGGGAAGGAAGAGAGAGCAGTGACTCCTAAAGAGGATAATCGTGGCGTGGTGCTTCCAGATTATTTGCAAGCCTTTTCTGCTGATTGCTCACATTTGAGCTTTGGTACCTACAAATCTGGCAAGAGTACAGCATTGTCCCAGCCACAAACATCCAGTTCCTTGATGAATGACTTGGAAGAGACCTTGGCAACATCAAATGGTTGTTCATCTTCTATGAATTTGAGCTCTAG GAACTTAGTTTATCATGATGAAGTTGATTTTGATAGTCATAGAGCAACTGCAGATGCTAGAAATGATAATTCACCTAAATTTTCACAACCAGAGCTTAGGAAACTAGATATTCCTGATGCATCAACTCTTGGGAATGATTATATCTCCTGTGCATCTATACCTGGTTCAAGTTTTAAGAACATCCAACAATCTTCCTCTATGTCTTTTGTGATTGATCCAAATGCTAGGAACCTTCCTATTTTGCCAAATAAAGTG GAATCATACTCCAACACTTTGCCTAGCGATTTATTGGCAGTGGCTATTCAATCTACAAAAGCTAGAGATCCTGCTGCATTTCTTGCATCACAGTCAATTTCATCTAGATACATTGGTTCTGCATCATCTGTTAAGAATCCAATCGCATCTATGTCTCAG CCTTCCTCACTGGCCCTTGAAGGTGCCAACCCCGCCACAGGACCTGTACTAAAGGAGCATTTGTATGCATATTCTTATCCTCAAACTGGCTACCGAGCCGTACCTCAAGGGCATACATATACACCATCTGCTTTGCAACAAGAATTTCCAAATGGCAATGTGTTCCATGAATCTCATATGGAGACGAAGTATGATCTCCAACGCTACAGTAGCGCTAGTATGAGCAGCAGCTTGCCTTGGTCGAGTTCTTACACCTCTGGTTATCGCAGTTTAGAGAATTCTTCTGGTTCTCCTGGTAGCTTTCTTCATGATCTATTGGCTGATTCGGCAGGCAGCAAAGTTGCATATGATGATTTTTTATGCTCTCAGTACAGCAACGGAGGAGCTAATTTCAACCTACTTCAGCAG AATGATGGCTCTGCTACATGGGATTATAGACATGGTTCAAGAACCACATCAACTATTCCGGATAATGCTTATTACAGTTTAAACGGGCAAAATCCCCAGCATGCAGGTTATCAACAAGCTCAGCAACTAGCACAGCAGCTTCATGAAGCTTTGGGATACCCCAGTATTTACAATTCTCATGCAGCGATGGCAATAGAACAGCCGCAACAGCAGCAGCAAAATTTCCgggatttgattttaaatgatctGCAAGGGCCATCACCTAGGCAATTACCCCAAACATGGCAGCATAACTACTaa
- the LOC105780279 gene encoding uncharacterized protein LOC105780279 isoform X1, whose product MGSDSKTNGRGGGDGGVQMSASVKKVVQNLKEIVNNSCTDWEIYAVLRDCNMDPSDAVQRLLSQDTFHEVKSKRERRKEMKETQEQKTRANSRASSRGVRDGSEHSFGQSRSMLISNELGKAACKKENVSVSYIPYSASSKLCAMGQTWNEQPSPQRNSFNADYRRQSIGTGDMIDSSMQPSYGSHSSWVGSTLQHVAMADIVKMGRPKSKGSEMPCETSYSPQDAVPPNSTINQIKPSLATSDSNLGTGQDLHSDLNTISESGMKSSQHGFDNEWAVNEPMMTSSDIGGTRYSNQPCFHGNRANLSNNCWSDTIIVSESNVARKNLSPNHVSSVQASNKQMFMSDSGGTSECDDDLRKDTSSPDSYGQTYEPLEGRGSNASAPNPAASLSDDAIKAASPIAVNLQQLSLGKEERAVTPKEDNRGVVLPDYLQAFSADCSHLSFGTYKSGKSTALSQPQTSSSLMNDLEETLATSNGCSSSMNLSSRNLVYHDEVDFDSHRATADARNDNSPKFSQPELRKLDIPDASTLGNDYISCASIPGSSFKNIQQSSSMSFVIDPNARNLPILPNKVESYSNTLPSDLLAVAIQSTKARDPAAFLASQSISSRYIGSASSVKNPIASMSQPSSLALEGANPATGPVLKEHLYAYSYPQTGYRAVPQGHTYTPSALQQEFPNGNVFHESHMETKYDLQRYSSASMSSSLPWSSSYTSGYRSLENSSGSPGSFLHDLLADSAGSKVAYDDFLCSQYSNGGANFNLLQQNDGSATWDYRHGSRTTSTIPDNAYYSLNGQNPQHAGYQQAQQLAQQLHEALGYPSIYNSHAAMAIEQPQQQQQNFRDLILNDLQGPSPRQLPQTWQHNY is encoded by the exons ATGGGGAGTGATAGCAAGACCAATGGACGTGGCGGCGGTGATGGCGGAGTACAGATGTCAGCATCGGTGAAGAAAGTGGTGCAGAACCTTAAAGAGATTGTCAATAATAGCTGTACGGACTGGGAGATCTACGCCGTCCTTAGAGACTGTAATATGGACCCTAGCGACGCCGTTCAACGCCTCCTCTCTCAAG ATACCTTTCATGAGGTAAAAAGCAAACGGGAGAGAAGAAAAGAg ATGAAAGAGACACAAGAACAAAAAACTCGAGCCAACAGTCGTGCATCTAGTCGTGGTGTTAGAGATGGTAGTGAACATTCTTTTGGGCAGAGCAGATCAATGCTAATCTCCAATG AGCTTGGTAAAGCTGCATGCAAGAAAGAGAATGTCTCAGTTTCTTATATTCCATATTCTGCTTCTTCAAAATTATGTGCAATGGGACAAACTTGGAATGAGCAACCTTCCCCTCAAAG GAATTCTTTTAATGCTGATTATAGAAGACAATCAATAGGAACAGGTGATATGATTGATTCATCTATGCAACCATCTTACGGATCACATTCTTCTTGGGTTGGGAGCACCTTACAGCATGTTGCTATGGCTGATATTGTAAAAATGGGTAGACCAAAGAGTAAAGGCTCAGAAATGCCATGTGAGACCTCTTATTCCCCTCAAGATGCTGTTCCGCCAAACTCAACCATCAACCAAATCAAACCATCCCTTGCTACTTCAGATTCAAATTTGGGAACAGGCCAAGATTTGCATTCTGATTTGAACACGATTTCTGAATCTGGAATGAAATCTAGTCAACATGGTTTTGACAATGAATGGGCTGTCAATGAGCCAATGATGACTTCTAGTGATATTGGTGGTACAAGGTATTCAAATCAACCTTGCTTTCATGGCAACAGAGCTAACTTGTCAAATAACTGCTGGTCAGATACTATTATAGTATCAGAGAGCAATGTTGCCAGGAAGAATCTTAGTCCTAATCATGTCAGTTCTGTTCAAGCatcaaataaacaaatgtttATGAGTGATTCAGGAGGAACGTCTGAATGTGATGATGACCTCCGTAAGGATACAAGTTCACCTGATTCTTATGGCCAAACCTATGAGCCCCTGGAAG GTAGAGGTTCTAATGCATCTGCTCCAAATCCTGCTGCTTCTTTATCTGATGATGCCATCAAAGCTGCATCACCAATTGCTGTGAACTTGCAACAACTAAGTTTAGGGAAGGAAGAGAGAGCAGTGACTCCTAAAGAGGATAATCGTGGCGTGGTGCTTCCAGATTATTTGCAAGCCTTTTCTGCTGATTGCTCACATTTGAGCTTTGGTACCTACAAATCTGGCAAGAGTACAGCATTGTCCCAGCCACAAACATCCAGTTCCTTGATGAATGACTTGGAAGAGACCTTGGCAACATCAAATGGTTGTTCATCTTCTATGAATTTGAGCTCTAG GAACTTAGTTTATCATGATGAAGTTGATTTTGATAGTCATAGAGCAACTGCAGATGCTAGAAATGATAATTCACCTAAATTTTCACAACCAGAGCTTAGGAAACTAGATATTCCTGATGCATCAACTCTTGGGAATGATTATATCTCCTGTGCATCTATACCTGGTTCAAGTTTTAAGAACATCCAACAATCTTCCTCTATGTCTTTTGTGATTGATCCAAATGCTAGGAACCTTCCTATTTTGCCAAATAAAGTG GAATCATACTCCAACACTTTGCCTAGCGATTTATTGGCAGTGGCTATTCAATCTACAAAAGCTAGAGATCCTGCTGCATTTCTTGCATCACAGTCAATTTCATCTAGATACATTGGTTCTGCATCATCTGTTAAGAATCCAATCGCATCTATGTCTCAG CCTTCCTCACTGGCCCTTGAAGGTGCCAACCCCGCCACAGGACCTGTACTAAAGGAGCATTTGTATGCATATTCTTATCCTCAAACTGGCTACCGAGCCGTACCTCAAGGGCATACATATACACCATCTGCTTTGCAACAAGAATTTCCAAATGGCAATGTGTTCCATGAATCTCATATGGAGACGAAGTATGATCTCCAACGCTACAGTAGCGCTAGTATGAGCAGCAGCTTGCCTTGGTCGAGTTCTTACACCTCTGGTTATCGCAGTTTAGAGAATTCTTCTGGTTCTCCTGGTAGCTTTCTTCATGATCTATTGGCTGATTCGGCAGGCAGCAAAGTTGCATATGATGATTTTTTATGCTCTCAGTACAGCAACGGAGGAGCTAATTTCAACCTACTTCAGCAG AATGATGGCTCTGCTACATGGGATTATAGACATGGTTCAAGAACCACATCAACTATTCCGGATAATGCTTATTACAGTTTAAACGGGCAAAATCCCCAGCATGCAGGTTATCAACAAGCTCAGCAACTAGCACAGCAGCTTCATGAAGCTTTGGGATACCCCAGTATTTACAATTCTCATGCAGCGATGGCAATAGAACAGCCGCAACAGCAGCAGCAAAATTTCCgggatttgattttaaatgatctGCAAGGGCCATCACCTAGGCAATTACCCCAAACATGGCAGCATAACTACTaa